From the Simplicispira suum genome, the window GTCGTCCAGCCATTCGCCCGGCACGGAGATCCAGGGCGTACCGCGCGGCGCGTGTTCCAGCATGTCGCACAGCAGTTGGCGATTTTGTGGCGCCAGCAACAAGGGCGGGCTGCTGGCCGTCCAAAGCTCGATCAGGGTGCGCAGCAGATGCGGCGTGTCCACGGGGGCCAGAGCGTCGCTTTGCACCTTGAGTTCGATGCCGGCCAGCGTGCGCGCACGGCCCCACAAGGGGCGGTAGGCGAGAACCAGGCTGCCGAGAACGGATTGGACCATGCGCTGAGCGGCGTGTGCAGCACACGCCAGAGATCAAGAAATGAAGTTGAACAGCGACAGCTTCTGCACCATGGCATAGGACTTCAGGGCTGCCTCGTAACCGACCTGCTGGTTCTGAAAGTCGGAAATGCCCTGAATCATATCGAGGTCTTCGGCGCGCGAGCGGTCGGCTTCCAACTGCACGCCGCGCGTTTCCTGGTTGCCACTGATGCGGTCGGCGCGGTTGAGCAGTTCTCCCGCGTAGCTGCGCACCGACTGCAGGCGCTCCAGCCCGCGATCCATATTGGCCAACGCCTGGCCAATCGCCTGGGTGGCCGCGCTGGCGCTGCCCGAGCCGATGTCGCGGATGGCGGTGTCCACCGTGTCGAAAATGCTGGTGCTGGGCTTGAGTGCGAGTGTCATCGTGTCGCCCAGTTGGGGGCTTCCGGTGAAATTCAGGCGGAGGCCCGGGATGGCAGTCATCGCAATCGATGCCGGCTGACCCGGCACATAGTCGGCCGAGGTAAATGGGTTGGCGCCATTCAACGGGGCTCCAGGGGGCGTGCTGGTGACGTTGTATTGCGCTGCCAGCGTGCCCGGTGCGCTGCCCGTGACGTAGCTGACGCTGATCTGGTAATCATAGGCACTGCCACCAGGAGTCAGGGCAATTTGTGCCGGATCGGTGGCTGTGACCGCGCTGCTTCCCAGCGCGTGGGTGGCCGGCGCCGCCGCGCTGACGCTGGCATTGAAGACGCCGTCGCGCTGCGGCTGGAACATGAAGGCGGCGTCCCCATCAAGCGTGTTCGGAATGCCTACCGCCGAGCCGGCCATTTGGCCGGCCAGGCCATCGAAATCGCCCAAGGCGTTCAGGAACGGCGTTGCCGCGCTGCCCAGGGCGCTCAGCAGCGGGACACCATTGGTATCTTTGCGGTTCGCCACGTCGAGCAACTGCGTTCGCAGCCCCTGCAACTGACTGGTTACCGAAGCGCGGTCGCTGGCGGTGAAAACACCGTTGCCAGCGGAGACCACCAACTCGCGCATCTGCTGCATCACCCCGACAGCATCGCCCAAGGTCGACTCGGCCTGAGCGACGGCGTTGCGCTGCAGGTCGAGCGCGCGCTGCTCGGTCTGGATGCGGCTGATGCGGGTCATGGAACGCTCGGCCTGCGCTGCGGCCACCGGGTCGTCGCTGGCGCGAACGACGCGCTTGCCGGATGTGAGGTTTTCCTGCAGGTTGGCGAGCGAGGTCTGCCGCGACGTCATGTTGCGCAGTGCGCTTTCGTACATGTTGGCGGTGGAAAGGCGGTTGAGTGCGTTGCTCATGGCGAATTCCTTGGCGGTCCCTTGGCGGTTAGCGGCCCATGGTCTGGATCAGGGTGTCGAAGACGTTCTGGGCGATCTGAACCATCTTGGCCGAGGCTTGGTAGGCCTGCTGGTACTGGATCAGGCGCGCCGCTTCCTCATCGAGGTTGACGCCAGAGACGGCGGTGCGGTCGCGCTCAAGGTTGGCGGCGAAGGACGAAGACAGTTCTGCGGCAAATTGTGCGCTTTGGGTGCGTGTGCCGATCTGTGCCATGGCGCCGGCAAATCCGTCGCTGAGTGTGGCGCCGTCAAACATCTGGGTATCACGCAAAGCCATCATGGCTCCGGCATTGCCTGCGTTGCGCTTGTACCAATCACCATATTGCGGATCGGTGGCATTGCCCACGGTGACGCTGTCGCCGGTTTTCGGCGTGCCGCCAAGCGTGATCTCCCAGCCGTCGATGCTGATGGCCTGGCCCGCAGTGAAGGTGTAGGGTGGGCCGACCAGTGGCGTCGGCGGTGCGGTGGATGCGTCGAACGGTGCGCCGGTATTGCCTGTCAGAGTGAAGGTGGCCGGTGTGCCGGCAGTGAAACTCAGCACCACGCCCGTCGGTGGGGGCAATGTCAAAGGTGCAGGATCACCGCTGGCCTTGAGCGATGCCAGTTGCAGCGATCCCGCATTGGATGCGCCCATGGCCGCATTGACCGGGTTGGCGGCAGCCAGCTGGCCGGGGGAAAACTGCAGAGCCTGCATCTTTCCTGCGGCATTTTTCAGCGGATCGACGAAAAACTGGTCGTTGGCGTTGAAGGGGCCGCTTGGGGTGATCTGCAAACCGCGATCGCTGAAGAAAGTCTGCAGATCGCCCATGTTGGCGAAAGCCTGGGCCTGTCCATTGGGCTGCGCAGTGATGGTGCCGGCGGTGCCGCCCGTGAAGACCACCACGTAGCTCGCCGCGGGCAGCTTGTTTGGGTCGGCAATCGAAAGCGCCAGACTGCCTGCAGACGTATTGGTGATGGCAGGCTTGGGCTGCACAGGAACCACATCGGAGAGCAGCGCCTTGCCCATGCTGCCGTCCAAGGTCAGTCCCAGCTGATTTTGTTCGTTCAAGTTCAGCGAGATTGCAGCCGCCATGCGGTTGAGCAGCTGGTAGCCCTCCTGCAGGTCGCTGTTCTGAAAACGCAGCAGACCAGCCACCGAACCGCCGCCCAGCGTGCTCTCGCCCAGCTCAGACTTGGTCGAAGAGCCCGGTTGCTGGAAGTACAAGCGCTTCTGGCCGCTGGCGGCGCCAAAATCCTGCGGGTCGTCCATTGACAGCGACGCCGCCTGGTTGCCCAGCACCAGCGGCTGGCTGCCGGCCACGAAGACGCTGACCGTGCCGTCGTCGGCAGCCACCTGGGTGGTCTGGATATGTTGGTTGAGGTTGCGAATCAACTGGTCGCGCTGGTCCAGCAAGTCGTTGGCGGGCTGGCCGTTGCCTTTGGC encodes:
- the flgK gene encoding flagellar hook-associated protein FlgK, which encodes MSLLNVGSRALLANQVALQTAGHNIANVNTQGYSRQSVVLQTVPGQFTGGGYIGKGVDVHTILRNQSELLTRQATAAASVDASDSARVERLRQLQDVFSGGATGLGAAINDMMNAFSDVVNSPTDLTARNIVLTRIDETAKRMVGASGRLDEIAATVTEQLKGDIKAINLLAQNIAGVNDQIARAKGNGQPANDLLDQRDQLIRNLNQHIQTTQVAADDGTVSVFVAGSQPLVLGNQAASLSMDDPQDFGAASGQKRLYFQQPGSSTKSELGESTLGGGSVAGLLRFQNSDLQEGYQLLNRMAAAISLNLNEQNQLGLTLDGSMGKALLSDVVPVQPKPAITNTSAGSLALSIADPNKLPAASYVVVFTGGTAGTITAQPNGQAQAFANMGDLQTFFSDRGLQITPSGPFNANDQFFVDPLKNAAGKMQALQFSPGQLAAANPVNAAMGASNAGSLQLASLKASGDPAPLTLPPPTGVVLSFTAGTPATFTLTGNTGAPFDASTAPPTPLVGPPYTFTAGQAISIDGWEITLGGTPKTGDSVTVGNATDPQYGDWYKRNAGNAGAMMALRDTQMFDGATLSDGFAGAMAQIGTRTQSAQFAAELSSSFAANLERDRTAVSGVNLDEEAARLIQYQQAYQASAKMVQIAQNVFDTLIQTMGR
- the flgL gene encoding flagellar hook-associated protein FlgL yields the protein MSNALNRLSTANMYESALRNMTSRQTSLANLQENLTSGKRVVRASDDPVAAAQAERSMTRISRIQTEQRALDLQRNAVAQAESTLGDAVGVMQQMRELVVSAGNGVFTASDRASVTSQLQGLRTQLLDVANRKDTNGVPLLSALGSAATPFLNALGDFDGLAGQMAGSAVGIPNTLDGDAAFMFQPQRDGVFNASVSAAAPATHALGSSAVTATDPAQIALTPGGSAYDYQISVSYVTGSAPGTLAAQYNVTSTPPGAPLNGANPFTSADYVPGQPASIAMTAIPGLRLNFTGSPQLGDTMTLALKPSTSIFDTVDTAIRDIGSGSASAATQAIGQALANMDRGLERLQSVRSYAGELLNRADRISGNQETRGVQLEADRSRAEDLDMIQGISDFQNQQVGYEAALKSYAMVQKLSLFNFIS